One Archangium violaceum genomic window, GCCCCGCTTCGCCGTGGTGAGCGCCACCGCCAGGCCCGCGGGCCCTCCGCCCACCACCGCGACGTCCCAGACACTCACCCCTCGCGTCCCCCCGCTCGGGCGAGGGCCAGCGCGCTCTTCGCCATCTCCACCACCAGCCCCACCGTCCCCACCTTCTTCGGCGCCGACAGCTCACCCGCCTGGTAGCGCCGCAAGGCCTCGCTCCGGCGCATCTTCCCGCTCGAGGTGCGCGGCAGCGTTCCCGGCTCCAGCACCCACACCGTGTGCGGACGCACGCCCGTGCCCGCCACCACCGCCTCGCGCACCCGCTCCTCCAGGCCCTCCACCTCCGCGCCCGGCGCGTGCTCGGCGAGGATGAGCAGCGCCTCGTCGTTCTCTCCCTCGGGGGTGAAGCCCAGCGCCACCGCGCAGCCCGTGCGCAGGCCCTCCACTGCCTCCAGGCACTCCTCGAACTCCTGGGGCGCGTGGTTGGCGCCGCGGATGATGACCACGTCCTTGGCGCGGCCGGTGAGGAACAACTCCCCGTCCTGCTCGAAGCCCAGGTCCCCCGTGTCCAGCCAGCCCTCGTCGTCCAGCGAGCGCCGCGTCGCCTCCAGGAGGCCGAAGTACCCCGCCATCACCGAGGGCCCTCGCACGAACACCCGCCCCACCCGGCGCTCCGGCAGCACATGGCCCAGCTCGTCGCGCACCTGCACCTCGAAGCCCGGCACCGGGCGCCCCACGGACACCACCTCGCGCGAGCCGTCCACCACGCGCCGCTCCATGGCCAGCACCCGCGCGTCCACTCCCACCGCGTGCGGCCCCCTGCCCGCCGGTGGGAAGGTGACGGCGAGCGAGGCCTCGGACAGCCCATACACCGGCCGCAACGACCCCGCCTGGAAGCCCCACCGGGAGAAGCGCTCGGAGAAGCGGCGCAGCGTCTCCAGCGACACCGGCTCCGCGCCGTTGAGCGCGTACCGCCAGGCCGAGAGGTCCACGCCCTCCAGCTCCGAGTCCTTCACCCGCTTGAGACACAGCCCGTAGGCGAAATTGGGCGCGGGCGAGACGAAGCCGCGGTGCCGCGACAGCGCGCGCAGCCACAACGCCGGGCGCGCGAGGAACACCTCGGGAGGCAGCAACACCATGCTGCCCGGGTAGTACACCGCCGATAGCAGACAGCCGATGAGCCCCATGTCGTGGTACAGCGGCAGCCACGACACGCCCACCGGAGCCTGGCCCGGCGCCAGCGGAAGCTCCGCCTCCAGCGCCGCGAGCTGCGCCATCAAATGGCCGTGGCGGAGCGCCACCGGCTTCGGGTCCACCGTCGAGCCCGAGGAGAACTGGATGAGGGCGAGCGACTCGGGGGTGACTGGCACGACCAGGTCACCCGCCTCGCGGGACACCTCCTCCACCGTGTGGCAGCCCAGCCTCGGGCGCGCCGCCGCCACGGACGCGCCCAGCAGCAGCCGCACCTTCGAGTCCGTGAGCACCACCGCCGCGCCGGACACCTCCAGCATGCGAGCGGTGGAGCGGTGGTACTCGTCCAGCCGCCCCAGGCGCACCGGCGGGTAGAGCGGCACCGGCACCGCGCCCGCGAGCAACGCGCCGAAGAAGGCATCCATGAAGCCCGGCGAGGTGGGCAACAGCAGCGCCACGCGCTCCCCGGGAGAGACGCCCAGGCGTTGCAGGCCCGCGGCGGTGCGACGGGCACGTCCATACACCTGCGCCCAGGACAGGGACGTCTCGCGCTCGGCCGCGTCCACGAAGACGAGCCCCCGCGGGCTCCGCGCCGCGGCGGCGAGTGCTTCGTCGAGGGTGGCGTGCTTCACCCGGGGCAGCGGCGGTCCCTTCATGGCGCGCCTCCCGTGCATGTCACCTGGGACGCCTCGCTGGCGCGCGAGGCCACCAGGCGCATGAGATCTCCGACGGTGCTCACCCCCACCGAGTCCTCCATCGACAGACGGATGCGGAAGCGGTTCTCCAGCTCCACCGCCAGGACCGTCAATCCCAGGCTGTCCAGCTGCAGATCCCGGATGAGCTGCTGTGAGGGCTCCACCGGGCCCTTCCAGTCCAGCTCCTGGGAGACGATGCGGCGTATCTCGGAAAGGACGACCAGCTCGTTCTCAACCACGGGGCACCTCCGGAATGAAGCGAGGCCTGTTCGCGAAGGCGTCGGCGTAGGCCGCGCCCAGTGCCGCCTCCTCGGCGCGGATGCGCACCCGGAGCAGCCATGCATTGGCCAGGGTGAAGACAACGGCCGTCACCCACGCACCGTGGATGAGCGGCACCGCGGCCAGCTCCAGCACCACCGCCACGTAGTTGGGGTGGCGCAGGTAACGGTAGGGCCCGCGCGTCACCGGCGACAGGCCCGGCACCACGATGATGCGCGTGTTCCAGAGCTCACCCAGGGAGCTGATGGCCCAGTAGCGCAGCGCCTGGGCCACGAGCGCCACGCCCAGCGCGGCGAAGCCGAACCCGCCCGGAAAGGGACGCCCGAGCACCAGCACCTCCGCCACGCACGAGACGAGGAAGAGCGAGTGGAGCACCACCATCACCCGGTAGTGCCCCTGCCCCGTCTCCACGCCGCCGCGAGCGAAGGCCCGCGCCGCGTTGCGCTTGGAGATGACGAGCTCCACGAGCCGCTCGGCGGAGAGCAGCCCCAGAAAGGCCAGGTAGCCGACGAGCGAGCTCACCATCGCAGCAGCACCAGCTCGGCGCAGAAGCCCGGTCCCATGGCCATCAACACGCCCCAGTCGCCCGGCTGGGCCCGGCCGGACTCCAACATGTCGCCCAGCACGAAGAGCACGGAGGCCGAGGACAGGTTGCCCACCTCGCGCAGCGAGGCCCAGGAGTGCGCCAGCATGTCCGGCGCCAGCTCCAGCGCCTCCTCGAAGGCCTGCAACACCTTGGGGCCGCCGGTGTGCGCCACCCAGTGCTTCACGTCCTCGCGCGCGAGGCCATGCTCGGCGAGGAACCCATCCACGTCCCGGCGGATGAACTCGCGCACGAGCTGCGGCACCTTCGCGGACAGCACCACCTTGAAGCCCGAGTCCACCACGTCCCAACCCATGATGCGCTCGGTGTCCGGGTAGAGCACCGAGCGCGTGGCGACGATGCGAGGGCCGGCCGCCGCGCCGCTCCGCTCGGAGCCCTGGAGCACCACGCACGCCGCGCCGTCGCCGAACAAC contains:
- a CDS encoding fatty acyl-AMP ligase, with product MKGPPLPRVKHATLDEALAAAARSPRGLVFVDAAERETSLSWAQVYGRARRTAAGLQRLGVSPGERVALLLPTSPGFMDAFFGALLAGAVPVPLYPPVRLGRLDEYHRSTARMLEVSGAAVVLTDSKVRLLLGASVAAARPRLGCHTVEEVSREAGDLVVPVTPESLALIQFSSGSTVDPKPVALRHGHLMAQLAALEAELPLAPGQAPVGVSWLPLYHDMGLIGCLLSAVYYPGSMVLLPPEVFLARPALWLRALSRHRGFVSPAPNFAYGLCLKRVKDSELEGVDLSAWRYALNGAEPVSLETLRRFSERFSRWGFQAGSLRPVYGLSEASLAVTFPPAGRGPHAVGVDARVLAMERRVVDGSREVVSVGRPVPGFEVQVRDELGHVLPERRVGRVFVRGPSVMAGYFGLLEATRRSLDDEGWLDTGDLGFEQDGELFLTGRAKDVVIIRGANHAPQEFEECLEAVEGLRTGCAVALGFTPEGENDEALLILAEHAPGAEVEGLEERVREAVVAGTGVRPHTVWVLEPGTLPRTSSGKMRRSEALRRYQAGELSAPKKVGTVGLVVEMAKSALALARAGGREG
- a CDS encoding acyl carrier protein, with the protein product MVENELVVLSEIRRIVSQELDWKGPVEPSQQLIRDLQLDSLGLTVLAVELENRFRIRLSMEDSVGVSTVGDLMRLVASRASEASQVTCTGGAP
- a CDS encoding isoprenylcysteine carboxyl methyltransferase family protein; translated protein: MVSSLVGYLAFLGLLSAERLVELVISKRNAARAFARGGVETGQGHYRVMVVLHSLFLVSCVAEVLVLGRPFPGGFGFAALGVALVAQALRYWAISSLGELWNTRIIVVPGLSPVTRGPYRYLRHPNYVAVVLELAAVPLIHGAWVTAVVFTLANAWLLRVRIRAEEAALGAAYADAFANRPRFIPEVPRG